Proteins found in one Peptococcaceae bacterium genomic segment:
- a CDS encoding phage terminase family protein → MCKEILLASTVLCARLQKLTLEEKIAHGGHPVLRWMMDNIFIRTDPAGNIKPDKEKSTERIDGAVALIMALDRAIRCGCDMGASVYETNVGC, encoded by the coding sequence TTGTGCAAAGAAATCCTTCTTGCCAGTACTGTTTTATGCGCAAGATTACAGAAACTGACACTGGAAGAAAAAATAGCCCATGGCGGCCATCCGGTTCTGCGCTGGATGATGGATAATATTTTTATCCGCACTGATCCCGCCGGAAATATTAAGCCAGATAAAGAGAAAAGCACCGAGCGGATTGACGGTGCGGTGGCACTGATCATGGCTCTTGACCGTGCGATTCGCTGCGGCTGCGATATGGGTGCGAGCGTCTATGAGACGAACGTGGGCTGTTGA
- a CDS encoding DUF6431 domain-containing protein, with product MQIPWILPVKLSTYAKDRYSVVFPVLTKCPCCHSAVKLKRHGFYERNALAGKRCYRICICRYLCPACLKTISLLPWFLLPYFQYNRNTILKSLRERFQKTTTAIGRQLAAFYHKRFLANIPAIVSALREQHWREQLPADKNKGAIKIVNRLNST from the coding sequence TTGCAAATTCCTTGGATTCTGCCAGTTAAGCTATCAACCTATGCAAAAGACAGATACTCAGTGGTTTTCCCTGTACTAACTAAATGCCCCTGTTGCCATTCTGCAGTCAAACTAAAACGACATGGCTTCTATGAACGCAATGCCCTGGCCGGCAAACGGTGTTACCGTATCTGCATCTGCCGCTACCTGTGTCCTGCCTGCTTAAAGACGATATCTCTTTTACCTTGGTTTCTTCTGCCATATTTCCAATACAACCGCAACACCATTTTAAAAAGCCTGCGGGAGCGTTTCCAAAAAACAACTACTGCCATTGGGCGCCAGCTAGCCGCCTTTTACCATAAGCGATTCTTAGCTAATATCCCCGCCATCGTTAGCGCCCTAAGAGAACAGCACTGGCGAGAGCAACTTCCGGCAGATAAAAATAAAGGGGCCATAAAGATAGTCAACCGGTTAAACTCCACTTGA